A portion of the Juglans microcarpa x Juglans regia isolate MS1-56 chromosome 1D, Jm3101_v1.0, whole genome shotgun sequence genome contains these proteins:
- the LOC121238218 gene encoding glutamic acid-rich protein, with protein sequence MEALLNSSSSVCFILNAPKMAITTGSLLRDPNLYMKAANGYSSLSLSAPFTTHKLSVAFRDSVIVGAKNSKNKKADGHSFVPKPDEATGPFPEAVLLKEKKVQDGKLLPEFADEEEEKFYETLMLQLESETAVEQMRHYEVVYLIHEKHAEEVGNVNEKVQDFLREKKGKIWRLSDWGMRRLAYKINKAKNAHYILMNFELEAKWINDFKGMLDKDERVIRHLVIKRDEAITEDCPPPPEFHTLRAGTDDYDEEEEDIDYDDAYDYEDDKEDWDGEGEEGEMEDYDDETEDGIIAVKNEAGDREHKNNISAIARNKGRKNLRSEKVGR encoded by the exons ATGGAGGCACTCCTAAACTCTTCGTCCTCAGTTTGTTTCATACTAAATGCTCCTAAAATGGCTATCACCACTGGTTCTTTGCTAAGGGATCCAAACCTATATATGAAAGCTGCAAATGGGTACTCTTCCTTATCTCTTTCGGCCCCATTTACTACGCACAAGCTCTCTGTTGCATTTAGGGACTCGGTGATAGTGGGGGCAAAGAACAGCAAGAACAAGAAGGCAGACGGTCATAGCTTTGTGCCAAAGCCAGACGAGGCCACTGGGCCTTTCCCTGAAGCTGTGCTCCTTAAAGAG AAGAAAGTTCAGGATGGTAAACTTCTGCCTGAGTTTGCCGATGAAGAAGAAG AAAAATTCTATGAAACTCTGATGCTTCAGCTAGAAAGTGAAACAGCTGTGGAACAAA TGCGCCACTATGAAGTGGTTTATTTAATTCATGAGAAGCATGCAGAAGAGGTTGGAAATGTTAATGAGAAAGTTCAAG ATTTTTTAAGGGAGAAGAAAGGCAAGATATGGAGACTGAGTGATTGGGGTATGAGAAGATTAGCATACAAGATAAACAAAGCCAAGAATGCCCACTACATCTTAATGAACTTCGAGTTAGAAGCAAAATGGATTAATGATTTCAAGGGCATGCTAGACAAAGATGAAAGGGTCATTCGGCATCTCGTGATAAAGAGGGATGAGGCAATTACAGAGGATTGCCCTCCGCCTCCCGAGTTCCACACCCTGCGTGCAGGTACAGATGATtatgatgaagaggaagaagatattGATTATGATGATGCCTATGACTATGAAGATGACAAAGAGGATTGGGATGGGGAAGGTGAGGAGGGTGAGATGGAAGATTATGATGATGAAACTGAGGATGGGATTATTGCTGTCAAGAATGAAGCTGGTGACAGAGAACATAAGAATAATATATCGGCTATTGCAAGAAATAAGGGAAGAAAGAATCTGAGATCTGAGAAAGTAGGTAGgtaa
- the LOC121238227 gene encoding desiccation-related protein PCC13-62-like, with protein sequence MATSTSIATNTLTITALLILLLLPKSYSFELLADCDSSVPESDVDLLEFPLNLEFLEAEFFLYGSLGYGLDIVAPNLTKGGPPPIGARRAKLDTFTQDVIKQFALQEVGHLRAIQKKVRGFPRPLLDLSAASFAKVVNSAFGRPLIPPFDPYASALNYLLASYLIPYVGLTGYVGANPKLQGATSKRLVAGLLGVESGQDAVIRALLYERATMKVAPYGITVAEFTNRFSELRNKLGHEGLKDEGLVVAPGKGAEGKSIGNVLAGDRDSLAYDRTPEEILRIVYGGGDEHVPGGFYPKGANGRIARSHLQA encoded by the exons ATGGCAACATCTACTTCCATTGCTACTAATACCCTCACCATCACAGCTCTCCTAATCCTTCTCCTCCTTCCCAAATCATATTCTTTTGAGCTCTTAGCAGATTGTGACTCTTCTGTCCCGGAATCTGACGTGGACCTTTTGGAATTTCCTCTAAATTTAGAGTTCCTAGAAGCTGAATTCTTCTTGTATGGCTCTTTGGGTTATGGCTTAGATATAGTTGCTCCAAATCTAACCAAGGGAGGTCCGCCACCTATTGGTGCTAGACGGGCAAAGCTGGACACTTTTACCCAGGATGTTATCAAGCAATTTGCTTTGCAAGAAGTTGGACACTTGAG GGCAATTCAAAAAAAGGTTCGTGGATTCCCGAGGCCATTATTGGACTTGAGTGCAGCATCATTTGCAAAAGTGGTGAATAGCGCGTTTGGACGACCGTTAATCCCACCTTTTGATCCATACGCCAGCGCCCTCAACTACCTCCTCGCATCCTACCTGATTCCTTATGTTGGACTTACTGGCTATGTCGGAGCAAATCCGAAACTCCAAGGTGCTACTTCCAAAAGG CTTGTTGCAGGCCTTTTGGGCGTGGAATCTGGCCAAGATGCAGTCATTCGAGCATTGCTATACGAGCGGGCAACGATGAAGGTGGCTCCCTATGGAATAACGGTGGCAGAGTTTACAAATCGCTTCTCAGAGCTAAGGAATAAGCTGGGACACGAAGGGTTGAAAGATGAAGGCCTTGTGGTTGCACCAGGAAAGGGTGCGGAGGGAAAGAGTATTGGGAACGTGCTTGCTGGAGACAGAGACTCACTTGCATATGATAGAACTCCGGAGGAGATCCTGAGGATTGTATATGGGGGAGGTGACGAGCATGTACCTGGTGGTTTCTATCCAAAGGGCGCTAATGGCCGTATTGCCAGATCTCATTTACAAGCTTAA
- the LOC121238288 gene encoding ER membrane protein complex subunit 6-like, producing the protein MGHNDSSVAEKKSSDPTNDIPNFNAENLQSNMKTIYYSRTFLSIIAGVIAGISGFTSLTGFIFYFLVMAITSVGLIAKAGFSIHSYFDSWNRVVLDGFFSGLMSFVLFWTFAYDIVHIF; encoded by the exons ATGGGACATAATGATTCTAGTGTGGCTGAGAAGAAATCAAGTGATCCCACGAATGACATTCCAAACTTCAATGCTGAGAATCTGCAAAGTAACATGAAAACTATATATTACAG ccGGACTTTCCTGTCTATTATTGCTGGGGTCATTGCTGGAATTTCGGGATTCACAAGCTTAACTGggtttatcttttatttcctaGTCATGGCAATCACTTCGGTTGGGTTAATAGCGAAGGCAGGGTTTTCAATTCATTCATACTTTGATAGCTGGAACCGGGTTGTACTTGATGGGTTTTTTAGTGGGCTCatg TCATTCGTGCTATTCTGGAC ATTTGCCTATGACATCGTGCACATATTCTGA
- the LOC121238236 gene encoding pentatricopeptide repeat-containing protein At3g48810 → MYLKEGRSLLLKVHKPPIPFVLNTNPILNPHQPLDEQKQSLLRERDVLNRLRREGDIVLALNYFRSIANSGTFKHTPLTYQTMIEKLDREENQTDAVQYLLHQMKLDGIGCSEELFVSVIKAYRRAGLAEQALKTFYRIREFGCEPTVKIYNHLLDSLLGENRFQMINPIYSNMKRDGMEPNVFTYNILLKALCKNDRVDGARKLLEEMSKKGCSPDAVSYTTIVSTLCRVGKLEEARELIMMFEPCVSVYNALINGFCREYKFEEVFKLLVEMMDKVVDPNVITYSGIISSLCDVGNVGLGLTVFAQMFRRGCKPNIYTFTSLIKGYLLGRRQCEALEMWSRMIREGFVPNVVAHNTLIHGLCSCGNMGKAVSICNEMERNGCSPNVTTYSALIDGFAKAGNFIGASETWNKMITHGCQPNVVAYTCMVDVLCRNYMFNQAHYLIENMTSEACPPNTVTFNAFIKGLCGNGRLDWALNMLDQMERYGCFPNITTYNELLNGLFKAKRFREAFGLYREIKEKEIEPNLVTCNTILHGFCSAGMPQETLQLLGKMLVGGIKPDTITYNTIIYAYCKQGKVKSAIQLLDRNSVAEEWQPDVIGYTTLIWGISNWIGNEEANFYLHRMINEGIYPNFTTWNVLVRCFFSNLGHMGPIHILDDIVSNR, encoded by the coding sequence ATGTACTTGAAAGAAGGGCGTTCCTTATTGTTGAAAGTCCACAAGCCTCCTATCCCCTTTGTGCTAAATACAAACCCAATTCTCAATCCCCATCAACCCCTAGATGAACAGAAACAGTCCCTTCTCAGGGAAAGGGACGTCCTAAACAGATTGAGACGCGAGGGCGACATCGTTTTGGCCTTGAATTACTTCAGGTCCATTGCCAATTCAGGGACATTCAAGCACACCCCATTAACGTACCAAACCATGATTGAGAAACTCGATCGGGAAGAGAACCAAACTGATGCCGTGCAATATTTATTGCACCAAATGAAGTTGGACGGAATTGGTTGCTCCGAGGAGTTGTTTGTGAGCGTTATAAAGGCTTATCGGCGAGCCGGGTTGGCAGAGCAGGCCTTGAAGACGTTTTATAGGATAAGGGAATTTGGGTGTGAGCCAACGGTGAAGATTTACAATCATTTATTGGATTCTTTGCTTGGTGAGAATAGGTTTCAGATGATTAATCCGATATATAGTAATATGAAGAGAGATGGGATGGAGCCAAATGTGTTTACGTATAACATTCTTTTGAAGGCGTTGTGTAAGAATGATAGGGTCGATGGTGCACGCAAGTTGCTTGAGGAAATGTCGAAGAAAGGGTGCTCTCCGGATGCAGTGAGCTATACAACTATAGTGTCAACATTGTGCAGGGTTGGTAAGCTGGAGGAAGCGAGGGAGCTCATAATGATGTTTGAACCCTGTGTGTCGGTTTATAATGCATTGATAAATGGGTTTTGCAGAGAATACAAGTTTGAAGAGGTGTTCAAGTTGTTAGTTGAGATGATGGATAAAGTGGTTGATCCTAATGTCATCACATACTCAGGGATAATCAGTTCTCTTTGTGATGTGGGGAATGTTGGATTGGGTCTTACAGTGTTTGCCCAGATGTTTAGGAGAGGATGTAAACCCAATATTTATACGTTTACTTCATTGATAAAGGGGTATCTCTTGGGAAGGAGACAATGTGAAGCACTTGAAATGTGGAGCCGAATGATTCGAGAGGGATTTGTGCCCAATGTTGTTGCGCACAACACTCTAATACACGGTCTCTGCTCCTGTGGAAATATGGGTAAAGCCGTATCTATTTGTAATGAGATGGAGAGAAATGGCTGTTCTCCAAATGTGACTACATATAGTGCACTCATTGACGGCTTTGCAAAAGCTGGGAACTTTATTGGTGCATCTGAGACATGGAACAAGATGATAACGCATGGTTGTCAACCAAATGTTGTGGCATATACCTGCATGGTGGATGTCCTTTGTAGGAATTATATGTTTAACCAAGCTCATTATCTTATAGAGAATATGACTTCTGAAGCTTGTCCTCCAAATACGGTTACATTCAATGCTTTTATCAAAGGGTTATGTGGCAATGGAAGACTGGACTGGGCTCTAAACATGCTTGATCAGATGGAGAGATATGGGTGTTTTCCCAACATCACAACATATAATGAATTATTGAATGGTCTCTTTAAGGCAAAAAGATTCAGAGAGGCTTTTGGACTTTATAGggagataaaagaaaaggagattgagccgAATTTGGTGACTTGTAATACCATTTTGCATGGATTTTGCAGTGCTGGTATGCCTCAGGAGACTTTGCAGCTTCTTGGAAAAATGCTGGTTGGAGGAATAAAGCCTGATACCATCACATATAACACAATAATTTATGCTTACTGTAAGCAGGGAAAGGTTAAATCTGCCATCCAACTTTTGGACAGGAATAGTGTTGCAGAAGAGTGGCAGCCTGACGTAATAGGGTACACTACTCTTATTTGGGGGATCTCTAATTGGATAGGTAATGAAGAAGCCAACTTTTATCTTCACAGGATGATCAATGAAGGTATCTACCCCAACTTCACTACCTGGAACGTGTTAGTCCGTTGTTTCTTCAGCAACTTAGGTCATATGGGGCCAATTCACATTTTAGATGATATCGTGAGTAACAGATAA